The DNA region TCGGTCGGTTTAATCGatttattcggtttaaccgaacttttgctcacccctaaCCGCCGCTATGCTTAAACCTTCATATCCGTCATGCACTTACTGTGTTTGAAGCTTTGAGCCATCATCACCCCTTTTCTTCATCGCACCTAAACCATCGTCTTCTGTGACCACTCTGATCCACCCCCAATTGACTAATCTAACCATGATTACATGCGTTTAAAGTTGAATTTATATCTATCTATCGATCGATTCATCTATACAGATAAGTGCTCATTTTGATACTTTTAGCACACAAGAAGGGTGGAACAATGATGGTGACTCAAGAAAAGAAAGAACTTAGATTTTGATTACCCATTATTTAACCGCATTTTGATACTTTTAGCACATAAGAGATAACTAGAAACTCAACTCTTCTACATAAAGAGTATTACACAGAAGATAACACAATAACTGTATTTTGATACTTTTAGCACACAGGTAGATTGATAAGGGGTAAGAATTATACAATAAGTTGCTAGTCAATCTTGATTTTCAAGTAAATATTTAATGAATGAATCTATCAAATTATTGTACTAATGTCATGTCGTGATAGAAGGATTCATATAGTCAACCCAAATTAGTAGGATAAGATTTGATTGTTGTGGGCACACGGGAAGAATGGAATTGTTGCGATgacttaagaaaagaaagaacgaGGAATAATGTTAGATTTTGATATAATTGTCCGTTCTTAAAGCACATTTTGATACTAGTAGCACACAGGCGATAAACAAAAAACTCAACTCCTCTGCTTAAAGAGTATTGCATAGAAAATGACTCAATAATTGTATTTTGATACTTTTGGGACGCAGTTAGATAGAATAATGGTGGTGACACAGGAAAAAAACGAATATTTGTTTTTTGGGGAATTAATGATGCGAGGAATAATTCATAGTTGGATTGTGACTTGAAAAGGGATTTGGCAtcagttctttctttattttctaaagGGAAATATTTGTTCTTGTGATCTAAGTGGAAATTAAAGGGTGTGAGCAAGGTCAAACCTAATCTTAATTGTGTTGTGAAAGTTAGGTAATTAGGTTTTAAGATCGACTAATGTAAGAATAGTTAACCTTTCGGGTGTCCTTTATTTAAGAGGTTGGTCTCTTTGGTCGAGATTAAAGAAATTTTGAGAGATTTATTAGTTGTGTATGGATGATCTTGATTAAGTTTGACTTACATATAGGTGAGTTTGCTAATCAAGTCGAGTAATCAGGAAAATAGactaaaattaaatcatgtagaGAAGTATCAATTGTCATTGTACATATATGTTTAGGTGTGTGTGTATTTTATGTTTGGAGAAAACAAATAGCTATTCCATTAGATAATCGATAAGATAAGTTatcaattttattaaatttaaataatcattttttaCTACACACTACATTAGTTatcctaaaatttttattatctttatatttttattatttattttttctatttttttattattacattTGTAGTGATAGAGAATTTAGGAAAAAGAGATattgaaaagaaatattattttatttttaaaatatataaaaaattttattttgataacgacttatataattaattataatcaaCTTGTTTTATAGGAAAAAACTATAGAGTTTTTGGGtacatttaaatttaaattataagggaatatttttatttttattttataaattataagagaaaaatataatatattaatttaaaaggcaAAATAAAAAGTCAGATAACTACCGTGgccaaaatgtaaaattcttaTTTTAAAACTGTCCTTGAACCAAGATAATTTTGGAAGGTCTTAATTATTATTAGTTCGGTAACTCGTGGAGGTCAACGagctaataataatatatatttttatataatatattaatttatttattataaaaagaataaaaaattcgAACTCTAATAcataattaaatatcaaatttaaacTCAACTCCATAGGCTCGAACGAGTTTGACCTCGAGTTGACTCAATATAAATCGAGTGGAGCACAGCTCGAGCCTAGTTTGACTCGAGCTCAGTTACAATCCTAATCCCATTGTATATTGTATTCAAAATATATCTTATTCCAGTTGTATAATAATTATAGTAACTACCGATTAGTTGTTataatgtaaaattttaattattttattttaataaaaattattatataaaaagtattattatattaaaatacacTTTATCAACctatcaaaatttcatgattgctaaaaagttataattttaatttttataaaaacattttaaaatagttAGAACAACTAGATATTTAAGTAGTTGctaaatattataataatattatattaattattaaatattataacagttataaaataattactatatattatAATAGCTAGTCATAGTTATTACACTAACATTAGAAAGAATAATATTGTAATAATTAGTCAtaaggaaaatatatatatatattaaaatttattaattaattttttttgttgatgTTAGAAGTAagttatatagatatttaatttatttttaattatatttttattttttaatatgatgtaaattttaatatatttttttaatgataatagttgaatggaataaaaaaaattatgagtatATAAAATATCTCATCTTTTTTAATGAGTATTCCGTATGAATATATAGATGAATATCTAATTTTGATAATTATGAATATATGGATGAATATCTAATCTTTGATAATTATGCAAATAGAGGATATGAAATATCTAATATATTTTGTCATCCCTATCTATCCGCTACAGCAAATAAGGGCATCCTCGTGATAAAATATTTGATGGGAcacctatttttttaaaaaaagatgttcttttaaaatatttacaccttttgatttcttttttttttaaactgaaAATAGAGGGTCTCATTAAGATAATTATTTctttaataaaaaaacataaaatttaattatatagcAGAAGATACGATATCCTTTCTCACTCAAGTCTCCGCCCCCTTCCACAGCTGCGCAAACCCTATCGCCCTCACCGATCCCTCATTCCGCTGCCGCTTCCGCTCGCGTCCCACTACAGACCACGACGACCACCGTTCGGTGCCAGATCCTTGTCCTAGAGGTGCCACTTTCTCTTCTCTCTCGCGCTTTAGTTTGCAAGGGTTGTAATCatgtcctctctctctctctctctctctctctctctctctctctctctctcttttctgaAGTTCATGGAGGTTTTTGAAACGTGATATCGCTAGGAATCTTATGTATTGGAAAAACTCTTGTTCTAAAATCGGAAATTTGGATTTCATGACTTGTTATGCGGACAAATCCTGCCAAATTTCAGTTTTGTTATGCCATTAATGTCTCTACTGTGATCTGTAAGAGTCATGCATTCATCTTCAGTTGTATTGTTTAATCCAAGGTTGGTACCGATGCTGGGTTTGCAATTGTTCAGCAATGTTATTATTGTTGCTTTTCATTCTCAAATCTTCACTTGATAAGATTTAAGTTctcaaaatttgttttttttcctctcaTTATGGTAAGAATGAGTTTACATTGGTGTGGTTCATGTAGTAGGGACATGATTCTAAATGGAGGCATGATGACTTTGGGCAGCGCAGCACTTCAACTTTGGCCTTGCAGAGCATCTAGTAACTCCAATATTTCTTACTTCTCTCGTAGCTCGCATTCAAGAGCACGGGTTTTTTGTCGTTCTACAGAATTTGATCCTTTGCACACAAGAGGTAGGTGCATATTCCTGGTTGTTAGGTTAATTTTTCCTGGTTGCCCTTTGTAGATGGCATTGAAATATTTGGAGAAGTTTATCTCTTACTTTTGCATCTTCCTTGTGTTTAAATGATTCAAATCTCTGTGCTAATCTTCAATTGCAAGAATAACTTAAAGtgtaatatttattatatttgccGGAGAGTTCTTGGATGATCTGGTAATATCTATTATATGGTGTTCGATCTGGTTTCATTTGCTAgattagattagcaaaattttatgCACTTGTCTTCATTTGTACTCGCAGGTTGGGCTACCTCACATTCTTCAATTGGCTCCTCTTTTCGGAGAGGTGATCATGGCAAATTTCCAAGCACGCTACCAGTTTTCCGTAAATTCGATACTGCACATCCCAGAAATCGTGTGGCTCCAAGGGCATCAAAGGATGTCCCTACGAGCTTTCGGTACCCTGCCATGACCACAAAGCCGAGGTGGTGGTGGAGGGTGTTAGCCTGCATTCCATACCTTATGCCCCTCCATGAGACATGGATGTATGCTGAGACTGCCTTCCACCTCCATCCTTTCTTAGAAGATTTCGAGTTCCTTACGTACCCATTCCTCAGAGTTATTGGTCGCTTGCCTGGCTGGTTCCTTATGGCCTACTTCTTTACAGCCTACCTAGGCATTGTGAGGAGGAAAGAATGGCCTCACTTCTTCCGATTTCATGTCGTGATGGGCATGCTGCTTGAGATAGCTCTCCAGGTTGTAGGTTCTATAAGCCGTTGGATGCCGCTTTCTGTTTACTGGGGCAAAATTGGTATGCATTTCTGGGTTGCAGTTGCATTTGGCTACCTGTTCACAGTGCTGGAGTGCATGAGGTGCGCGATAGCAGGCATGTATGCTGACATTCCATTCGTCTGTGATGCCGCGTATATTCAGATTCCCTATGACTAAGATGGTGATCTGTGTAGTGTTTATGCCTGTCTCATCTATGCGAAATTTGTCGTGTGATCTACCATTCGGTGAGCACTTGAACACATACTTTTCGTTGAATTTCTAGCATGTACTCCTTTGGATATCTCATGTGATGTTGTTGGATGAGGCTTTATCTAGTTTCAACAGTGTGTTTGCTACAGGTCTCTTGAGATCAGCATGAAAGATTTGGTTTACTTATGTGGTAATACAGAGAGAAATTTCACAATTGGAAAGAAATTCAGTTTCTCGATAGTTTAacaaataataatcaaattttaTTCAACTAGACGAAATCAATTACATAAATAATGTGGATCCTCCTCGATCAAAGAACACAATATGCCATCTACTACAAAATAACCATTGGCAAAATCTTTGAGCTTCAGCTAAAAAACCAATCCACATTGTTTTTGCAACTGAATCTCTGGAAGAGGATCTTGAACAAGTTGTAGAGGCAACTGGTCGCATTGTTTCAACTGAGAAATCGAATTATCGACTCCAATAAACATAATGATTTTGACGCCTTCTCATGTGCATGAACAAATTCGAAGAATCACTCCGTCAGCTCGGTCCAGAAAGTTGTGATTTGCCTTGACTCTAAATTACCTTCAGGACTTCTCCTAAAGCAAACGCCCAATGAGTCCAGTGTGTCCCTCCCTGTATCAGACGATCCACAATCgaagttatataaagaaaaactaTGTAAAACATCGAATGAAAGAACGACCATCGCTTGGGTTAGGATAACATTAGTCACCTGACAGAAAACTGTGAATGGCTCCCTAAGTGGTCCATCACATGACAACTCACTCGTGCTTCCATCAACAAATGTTCCATCTGCAAAGATTACCTGTTTCGCAGTGTGCACGAAAAGAAATGCCTTAAAAGTTATGTAATTGATACAAGTGAACTTCTTCAGCATATGAAACAGCACATGTAAAGCATCCATAAGAATCTATCAGAAGAAAAAAACACTGCTTTGAGAACGAACTGTAGGTGATACTTTAACCTATATAATCAATCGGTGACAAGGATACTGATGACATAGCATGGCTCAACATCATCAAAGATAACGCAACAAAATTAATGTGACCAGATATGCAGCATTGCTCATTTACCATGAAGTGATTTCGGTTTGTGAACATAATCTTTCAGAAATATATGTGCATTGGACAGCACAAAATATATGATAATTTGCAGTAGGAAACACATACATATTAAAGTAACTATAATAAAACGAGGTTAAGAAATGTAGACATATTCGAGTGACGTAAGTTGAATATACCACAGAAATAGCAAATATCATAGAATCAAGACTAACCAATCAAAGTAGAAGTGCAAAAGTCAACAATATTCAGACCTCTGATGCATATCCAGGAGTCACACCAGCAGTTGGTTTTATAAAGGATCCAACAGGACAACATCTTTGAACAGCTTCACAGAAAGATATTAGACGATCTCTGCTTCGAAGCTGTACTGCCTGAAAAATAAAAGAGATGCACACATGATAAGGTTACACATTTCCTCCTAAGAATTATAAAGCagctaattgattaattaaatgtgtttttattagtggattTTCAATTCATtaacatagaattttttttaccaaccaGTAGTAAATATGTAGCGATTAACACCATTTGAAGTTAAAACAGTTACTAAATTGACACTGACCAATACAGAACCATGAAGAAGAATTAACAATTTGCATAGTGGGACGAGTAGATTAATGCATGGAAGGAATACTTTCTGTATCAATTATCCCAACTCCATTTCTTCAGTAACTCCAGAATGCACGAACAACACgttaaaagaaaacaaatgtatGTAGGTTGAGCTGAACCTGTACAGTATCAAAACGAGGTCCTCCTGGAAGTGGTTGGACTTTGTAACCTTTCATTGACATTACTTCTGAAATGAGTAAACCTCCCTAATAGCAAGGATTTGGTTAGTATTGAGCTTGAATACAATGAGAAGCCAACTATTCCAACACACCTTTATTGCCTCTCCAACCATCTGGGGTGAAAGGAATAAGCCTTGGAAAAGTGCTCGCCTCACATCACCTGGTGTTGATCCAAAATCTACTCCAAGACCAGGTGCAGAAAGTCTTGTTGCTGCAGCCTCAACCCACGTTCTTTTTCCTGCAACGTACCCACCACAGGGTGCAATAGTTCCTCCAGGGTTCTTTATTAAGCTCCCAGCAATTAAATCAGCTCCCTGTGAATAAAGTACTGTTCAGGTAATATTTCCAAAGGAGTTGCAAACTGATCCGCGGTTCACCAATCATTGTTGGTTCTAGAACTGCTAATCCTACATTACATGCAATAGTACCTAGAATTACtactgaaaaatatatataagatcATTGGGCCATGTGGGTTCTCCATGATTATGTTCCATCCCTTTAGCCAATTTAGCTCTTGATACAGGATCGTTCAAGTCAGGTTTCTTAATCATCATGTCAAGAAGGGGGTGTATTGCCTTTGATTATAGGAAGCACCTATCACATACCACCATAGGAGGTTCGTATATTTCCACAAATTCACCATAGCAATTATCAACCATGACCATGCAATCTGGTTTCTGCATCTGCAGTTGTTCACAAGACAAAGATAAACGACAACAAAATATGCATAGCATAGAGTTGTTAAAAAGTTAATAATAAGAATATAACAAATTAGCAAGAGAACACCTTTATCATTGTTATAGCTCTTTGGATATCAGCGACACTTAAGCTTTGACGCCAAGAATAACCACACGACCTCTGTATCAAAGCACATTTTGTACGAGGTCCCACAGCAAATGTAAGTTCTTCCCAACTGAGGTTCCCATCTTCTGCAAGCTAAACAAGTCCACACTCAGAAGGAAGCAGACCTGTATCAAATTTAAGAAAATGTCCTAGCCAAATAGATTTACTGGAACTTCTCGATATGTCACTCCAAAATCTTTGAGGGATCCATTGCTAGATGATTCTCTGATCCCAATCACTTCCTCTAAGGTGTCATAAGGAGCTCCAGCAACTGCTAAAAGCTGGTAGAGAGCATGAGACTTTTATGTTTTTAAACAAAGTTAATCAATAATAAGAATTAGAATATCTGGAGTCAAGATTTAGAAAACAAGAAGAGCAAAGGATGATTCACCTCATCTCCAGGTCTCAGAAAAGCAAACAAAGCACAGGTAATGGCATGTGTGCCAGAGAAAAACTGCACAATGAGCGGGAGAAAGGTAAGGTGTTAAAGTACATTGGCAAATGATTCACAGTAACAGCTAGCAAATCATTATGGACCTGGGAGCGAACTATAGCTGATTCTGCTCCAACAATTTCAGCAAAAACACGGTCAAGTGCTTCACGCCCTCCACCATCATCATGACCATAACCTGTGCATCCACTAAAATGCTGGTATGAAAAATTAGTATGGTATTGAAGCATTATGAAAATTTATATTGGTAGAACTTTAGTTTTTTTACTTCTCTTTGCGTAgcttttagtttagtaatattcCAGTGAGTAAAGAAGTCAGATCCACGCAATACTACAATACTCAACACATTTTTTATAATGAATCATGAGCCAGATATAAAAGGCTTCTACCCCGTTTTACTATAGTTTACAACTTATTGAACTCAATCCGATTACCATCAGCTCAGATGGCATGTTATAGTTAGTCCtgaagccaaaaaaaaaaaaaaaaagagaatgaaATTGGTACATTCTAGTGAAAACTTGATGGAACAAAAACAACAACCCTATGAATTCATGGAATGAAATTGCCTTGGATTGAAGCCATTCAAGAGTCCCCTCAGTCTCACAAACCAGCATTTGCAAAATCTCAAATCactttgttttaagaaataacaAGTGAACAAGAAGGTTAAAATTCGTCATCGAACAATTATAAGAAATGCACATCAAAATCAAAGAGCTTCAAAACGGCTTACATGCGATCCAATTCCGGCGTTCTGAAAGGCTTTCAAAACGCGCATGGAGTTATGCGCCACCAAATTATCTACCTCTCTGAAATTCGGGCGTAAAGATTCCACCGCTTTCTCTACCTGAACTTCTCAAAATAGTCCGAGCAAATTAGATTCAGAGTTCCAATCGACGCAGTTATCAAGTGTTCCTAAGTAGAAAATCTTCCAACATTAAGGGTTCACCACAACCTCAGGAACGAAGGGCGGAGCTGGATAGGCGGAAGCGACGCGTGACAAGAGGCGACCGGCCTCGCTATCAGCCGTGCGGGAGAAGAACAATCCAGAGACCCGCCGTTTACGGGGTGGCAACTGAGCTGGCTTTGTGAAGGTTGCGACTGCGCAGGCTCCGGCGCCGCCGCCGGCGGAGGACAAGGATAAGGGCATGGGTTTGTCGTTTACTGGCTGGTATTTGCTCGCCGAGGGTTTCGACGTCGTGCGTTACTAACGAAGCGGTAAACCACAAAACCCTTTTAACACCATCGTTTGACTCCTAACTATTTCATGAAGGGGCTTTCGCCTTGTAGTCAAATTGTTAATAGTGTGATTTTATAATCGTCACGATTCAAAACATTGAAATAATCTCGTGATGTAAAATAAGGCTACCTATAATAGATTTAATATAGTCCGTTTCTACCCCGGGATAATGGTACAATTATAGGATATCtctttgatttttcaaaagagtTCGAATCTTAGTTTAGACATATTGTATTTTCCTCAATGAGAGATTGAtctaagaaaaaagaaaaatgatatgcacaaagaaaaaaactcaatgaaaatctcaaggatagacacataaaatgatggggcccacaaaaagtgaaatggtgggtcatgactttatgtgtctatccttgagattttctttgagtttttttccttgagcatatcattgctCAAGAAAAAAATATTGTAATCTATTTCTTATTCGAAATTTACAATAGCTTTGTTTAATTTTAACGAGTTAGAACAATTTTATTCTATGTTATAGTAACTACTGCGGATACTGTCGATATCAAAACGACGGCAAGTCAACAAGATGTAACCTACACGATTCAATTTCAATCTAACCATGTTGTGTCACTCTGAGCCTCAATTACTTAACTCCTAAATTGCTAAGTCTAAGTGGATTGGCGAATGAGCGTTGAACTCCTAAACGCCTAAGTGTTGAGTGGCTAAGTATTCACTTGTCAATTATCGAATGTCGACTATCGAGTGTCGAATGTTAAATACTAAGTGGATTGCATTCACCTAGAGTGTTTGAGTGGTGCTCACCAAACTCTCAAGCGTCAAGTGGTTGAGTGCTTGCTTGTTGACTATCGAATATTGAGTGGGTTGCGCTCTTGACCATTCGGATGTTAATCACCCTAGCACGACTGAGCACCCGAGTATGGTTAAGCACCCGAAGTTTGAATGGGTTGCGCTCACTGTACGATGATTAGTTCGACACGACAGTGATAATGAAGTCAATTGCATGGGTGGAATTTTGGTGAAAATGAAAAGGGTACATCTTTTCATAGCAAATGGTATAGTATTTCATCGCTATTCTCCCCTTGTATTATATAAGATAATGTGCCA from Zingiber officinale cultivar Zhangliang chromosome 4B, Zo_v1.1, whole genome shotgun sequence includes:
- the LOC121976229 gene encoding uncharacterized protein YnbB-like isoform X2, whose product is MRVLKAFQNAGIGSHHFSGCTGYGHDDGGGREALDRVFAEIVGAESAIVRSQFFSGTHAITCALFAFLRPGDELLAVAGAPYDTLEEVIGIRESSSNGSLKDFGVTYREVPLAEDGNLSWEELTFAVGPRTKCALIQRSCGYSWRQSLSVADIQRAITMIKMQKPDCMVMVDNCYGEFVEIYEPPMVGADLIAGSLIKNPGGTIAPCGGYVAGKRTWVEAAATRLSAPGLGVDFGSTPGDVRRALFQGLFLSPQMVGEAIKGGLLISEVMSMKGYKVQPLPGGPRFDTVQAVQLRSRDRLISFCEAVQRCCPVGSFIKPTAGVTPGYASEVIFADGTFVDGSTSELSCDGPLREPFTVFCQGGTHWTHWAFALGEVLKVI
- the LOC121976230 gene encoding protein TIC 20-I, chloroplastic-like, with protein sequence MILNGGMMTLGSAALQLWPCRASSNSNISYFSRSSHSRARVFCRSTEFDPLHTRGWATSHSSIGSSFRRGDHGKFPSTLPVFRKFDTAHPRNRVAPRASKDVPTSFRYPAMTTKPRWWWRVLACIPYLMPLHETWMYAETAFHLHPFLEDFEFLTYPFLRVIGRLPGWFLMAYFFTAYLGIVRRKEWPHFFRFHVVMGMLLEIALQVVGSISRWMPLSVYWGKIGMHFWVAVAFGYLFTVLECMRCAIAGMYADIPFVCDAAYIQIPYD
- the LOC121976229 gene encoding uncharacterized protein YnbB-like isoform X1, encoding MPLSLSSAGGGAGACAVATFTKPAQLPPRKRRVSGLFFSRTADSEAGRLLSRVASAYPAPPFVPEVEKAVESLRPNFREVDNLVAHNSMRVLKAFQNAGIGSHHFSGCTGYGHDDGGGREALDRVFAEIVGAESAIVRSQFFSGTHAITCALFAFLRPGDELLAVAGAPYDTLEEVIGIRESSSNGSLKDFGVTYREVPLAEDGNLSWEELTFAVGPRTKCALIQRSCGYSWRQSLSVADIQRAITMIKMQKPDCMVMVDNCYGEFVEIYEPPMVGADLIAGSLIKNPGGTIAPCGGYVAGKRTWVEAAATRLSAPGLGVDFGSTPGDVRRALFQGLFLSPQMVGEAIKGGLLISEVMSMKGYKVQPLPGGPRFDTVQAVQLRSRDRLISFCEAVQRCCPVGSFIKPTAGVTPGYASEVIFADGTFVDGSTSELSCDGPLREPFTVFCQGGTHWTHWAFALGEVLKVI